The following is a genomic window from Candidatus Goldiibacteriota bacterium.
AGCGCGTAAAAAAAATAACCGAAAAGTACACTTATACGGTGGAATTAAAAATAGACGGTGTGGCAATCGCGCTTATCTATAAGAATGGATATTTTGAAACCGGCATCACGCGCGGCGACGGCGAACGCGGGGATGATGTGACGGCAAACTTGAAGACGATAATAAGTTTGCCGTTGAAAATTGATAATCGAAAATTGGAAAGTGTTGAAGTCAGAGGTGAAGTTTACCTTTCTAAAAAACAGTTTGAGAAGATAAATAAAGAACGCGAAGCGCAGGGTGAAGCGCTATTTGCCAATCCGCGTAATTCCTGCGCCGGAACATTAAAACAGCTGGATCCCAAAGCGGTTGCCGGGCGTAAACTTGCGATATTTACTTATTATCTGGCAGATGCTGCTAAATATGGAATAAAGACACAGTGGGAAGCACTGGAGAAATTAAAAGACGCAGGTTTTCCGGTGAATGAAAATGTAACTCTCTGTAAAAATATTGATGAAGTAATAGAAACCTGCGAAAAATGGGAAAAACGCCGCAACGAACTGCCTTATGAAATTGACGGGATGGTAATTAAAGTCAACGAGTTTGACAAACAGCAGATATTAGGAATGACTCAAAAAAGCCCGCGTTGGGCAATATCATATAAATTCAGGGCGGAACAGGCAGTCACCAGACTTAAATCAATCACTGTTCAGGTGGGCAGGACAGGGGCGCTTACTCCTGTAGCGGAATTGGAACCGGTGCAGCTTGCGGGAACAACCGTAAAACGCGCGACACTGCATAACGAAGAAGAAGTGGAGCGCAAGGATATCCGTGAAGGTGATTTTGTGGTTGTTGAAAAGGCGGGCGAAATTATCCCGGAAGTTGTAAGCGTGGTAATTAAAAAAAGGCCCGCGGGGCTTAAGAAGTTTAAAATGCCCGACAAATGCCCTGTATGCAATGAAGCGGTTGTTAAGTATGAAGATGAAGCCGTGCGCCGCTGCATAAATATCAAATGCCCGGCAATACTTGAAGGTTCTGTTATTCATTTTGCTTCCCGTGACGGGATGAACATAGACGGCATGGGACCGGCCATTATTCAGCAGCTTTTAAAAGTAAAAATGATTTCTGATTATGCTGACCTTTATAAATTAACCATATTTGACCTTGCAAACCTGGAACGCATGGGCCAGAAGTCGGCTGAAAACGCGGTTAAGGCAATTGAAGCGTCTAAGGGCAGGGAACTGGACCGGCTTATATACTCGCTTGGTATCCGCAATGTGGGAACCCGAACTGCGGAAATATTATCTGATAATTATGATACGCTGGATAAACTGTCCGGGGCATCCGCGGAAGAGCTGTCGCAGATACATGAAATAGGGCCTGTGGTCGCGGGCTGTATAGCTGATTTTTTTAAACGCAGGGAGACAAAGGATGTTATTAAAAAACTTGAGAAAGCCGGTGTTAACACCAAACGCCTTAAAGAACGCGTAACGGATAATCTTTTAAATGGCGCGGTATTTGTCTTTACGGGGGAGCTTATGAAGTATTCACGTACAGAAGCGGGCAATATAGTCAAATCGCTTGGCGGCAGGGTAAGTTCTTCCGTAAGTAAAGAGACAGACTTTCTTGTGGCGGGCCCGCAGGCAGGATCTAAACTTGATAAGGCAAAAAAACTTGGGGTTAAAGTTGTGGATGAAACGGAATTTCTTGAAATGATAAAACAGGATAATAAAAAAACGGTAAAAGCCGTTAAACCTAAGGCTGTAAAAAATAAAAGTAAGGATAAAATTCAGGGAGAGTTATTTTGAAATTTAATCTTAACGCGCGTATTAAAATGCCCGATATGAAATTCAATGAGCCTGTTTTTCTGGTTTTACTTACACTGCTGGCTTCTTTTATGCTTTTTTCCAATCTTGGCAACAGGTACATGTGGCAGGATGAAGCGCAGACGGTTTTAATCGCGCAGACAGTTGCGGAAAAAGGGCTGCCTTACGGCACGGATGGGAAAAACTTTTATTCTCAGTCTGACGGCGTGGAATATGGGGACGATTACCTTTGGAAATGGCATCCGTGGATGCAGTTTTATATCGTGGCTCCGTTTATAAAAGTTTTTGGCTTCAGTAATTTTACGGCAAGGCTTCCGTTCGCGTTATTCGCGCTGGCTTCGGTATTGCTTTCTTATTTTTTGGTAAAAGAACTGTTTAACAGTCATAGAAAAGCTGTTTTAGCTTCTCTAATACTTGCGTTATATGTCCCGTTTCTCATAATGGGAAGAATGTCCCGTTATTATTCGCCGGAGATGTTTTTCTGTCTTCTGGCGCTTTTTGCTTACGCGCGTTTTTTGAGCGGGAAAAAGGCGGCACTGCTTCTTTATTTTATTTCGCTGGTCTGTATTTTTCATACATTATATGTATATTTCTTTGTTGTTATTGCGGTCTGTCTTACGCATGTTTCCATATTTGATAAAAAGAAGGCATTGTCTCTATATGCTTTGTCTTTGGCGGCTATGGCTTTAAATGTACCGTTTCTTTTTTCAATATACAGTTTAAACATAGGCGGGGCGCATCCTAATCTGTTAAAACTGCCGCACATAATGGAATCGGCGCGAATGTACACAGCGTATATTGACGGGGAGCTTCTGCCGTGGTGGCTTCTGGCGCTTGTTGCCGTATATTTTATTATCCGCAAAAAGGTAAAAAACGGCCTGGGGACTGACGGTAA
Proteins encoded in this region:
- a CDS encoding glycosyltransferase family 39 protein — its product is MKFNLNARIKMPDMKFNEPVFLVLLTLLASFMLFSNLGNRYMWQDEAQTVLIAQTVAEKGLPYGTDGKNFYSQSDGVEYGDDYLWKWHPWMQFYIVAPFIKVFGFSNFTARLPFALFALASVLLSYFLVKELFNSHRKAVLASLILALYVPFLIMGRMSRYYSPEMFFCLLALFAYARFLSGKKAALLLYFISLVCIFHTLYVYFFVVIAVCLTHVSIFDKKKALSLYALSLAAMALNVPFLFSIYSLNIGGAHPNLLKLPHIMESARMYTAYIDGELLPWWLLALVAVYFIIRKKVKNGLGTDGKKYISGVILLIIFVFFSIMFMSVAGHTPFYRNLAAAVPVTAIIAALILAPAFHIKLYMGIFLTFIFLGGGSLPEYFYEITHDYDGPVEGTVKYLNENGSDKDTVLITYGDLPLKLYTKMAVKGGLTGEVLPDKADWVIIRKHVMEEKDKKTADYIRQKMDRNEYRMITIDYPDNYDENSEFPSRHLFWTDKEEDRVVIYKRVK
- the ligA gene encoding NAD-dependent DNA ligase LigA, with the translated sequence MAADKKRAEELKKQLEYHNRRYYIDAQPEISDAAYDRLMKELIGLEEAHPELKTKDSPTQRVGGAPIDGFKTVAHKSPMLSLDNTYNPEDLREFDERVKKITEKYTYTVELKIDGVAIALIYKNGYFETGITRGDGERGDDVTANLKTIISLPLKIDNRKLESVEVRGEVYLSKKQFEKINKEREAQGEALFANPRNSCAGTLKQLDPKAVAGRKLAIFTYYLADAAKYGIKTQWEALEKLKDAGFPVNENVTLCKNIDEVIETCEKWEKRRNELPYEIDGMVIKVNEFDKQQILGMTQKSPRWAISYKFRAEQAVTRLKSITVQVGRTGALTPVAELEPVQLAGTTVKRATLHNEEEVERKDIREGDFVVVEKAGEIIPEVVSVVIKKRPAGLKKFKMPDKCPVCNEAVVKYEDEAVRRCINIKCPAILEGSVIHFASRDGMNIDGMGPAIIQQLLKVKMISDYADLYKLTIFDLANLERMGQKSAENAVKAIEASKGRELDRLIYSLGIRNVGTRTAEILSDNYDTLDKLSGASAEELSQIHEIGPVVAGCIADFFKRRETKDVIKKLEKAGVNTKRLKERVTDNLLNGAVFVFTGELMKYSRTEAGNIVKSLGGRVSSSVSKETDFLVAGPQAGSKLDKAKKLGVKVVDETEFLEMIKQDNKKTVKAVKPKAVKNKSKDKIQGELF